The window AGCCGTTGGGCGGCGTTCGGCATCAGCGGGCCCCCGAGGGAAGGGGGCGCCGAAACGATGTTTCGCGCGCGGGGCCGGGGGGCGGGGTGTCGGGAACGCTGGAAATCATGGCCGGACCGGACGAGGGCCTCGCGAGAATGCACTGTCCTTATAATACACCACGATGATTTCGCGCTTCTTTTGCCCCGTCCCGTTGCCGCGTGCCGGCGAGATCCAGCTGCCCGAGGCGCTGGCCCATCATGCTGTGCGCGTGCTCAGGCTGCGCGACGGCGATCCGCTGATCCTGTTCGACGGGGGTGGCGGCGAAGTGCCGGCGGTGCTGCATGTGCGCGGCAAGCAGTGCTTCGCGGCGCTGGAGGAACACTGCGCCGTCGAGTGCGAATCGCCCCTGCCGCTGGTGCTGGTGCAGGCGCTCGCGAGCGGCGACAAGATGGACTGGATCGTGCAGAAGGCGGTCGAGCTGGGGGTTTCGGCGTTGGTGCCGGTGCAGGCGGAGCGTTCGGTGCTGCGCCTGGCCGGCGAGCGCGCGGCAAAACGTGTCGAACACTGGCAGCAGGTGGCGGTGTCGGCCTGCGAGCAGAGCGGGCGCAATCGCGTGCCGGCCGTCGCGCCGATCACCGGCCTGCGGGATTTCCTCGCGCGCCCGCACGACGGCGTGCGTCTCGTGCTCGATCCGACGGCCACGAAGCGCCTGCTCGATGCCGAACGGCCGGCGGGCGCAGTGCAGCTTCTGATCGGGCCGGAAGGGGGGTGGTCCGACGAGGAGCTCGCCGCGTGCCGCAGCGCCGGCTGTCGTGGCGTGACACTCGGGCCGCGTGTCCTGCGTACCGAAACTGCCGGCATTGCGGCGATTGCCGCCCTGCAGGCGACCTGGGGCGATTTTTGAGGAGTCTGCACGATGTTCGAGTCGGCGGAGCTGGGGCACAGGATCGACAAGGCGGAATACGACGCGGCCGAGCCGCAGCTGCGCGCGCAGCTGCTCGATGCTCAGTTCGATCTCCTTGAACTGAAGGCCTTCGCCGTCGTCGTCCTGATCAACGGCGTCGATGGGGCCGGCAAGGGCGAGACGGTCAATCTCCTCAACGAATGGATGGACCCGCGCCACATCCACACGCTGGCCTTCGATTCGCCGACCACCGATGAGGCCGAGCGTCCCTTCATGTGGCGCTTCTGGCGCGCGCTGCCGCCGCGCGGGCGGATCGGCATCCTCTTCGGCAACTGGTATACCGACCCGATCGGCGAGCGCGTCGAGAAGGTGTCGAAGAAGGCCGACCTCGATCAGCGCCTCGACGAGATCAACCGCTTCGAGGCGATGCTGGTGCGCGAGGGCGTCCTGCTCCTCAAACTGTGGTTCCATCTGCCCAAGGACGGCCAGCGCAAGCGCCTCAAGGCGCTGGAAAAGGATCCGCGCACGCGCTGGCGCGTGACCGAGCAGGACTGGCACGCGTTCGAGCGCTACGACCGCTACCGCGAGGTCGCCGAGCACACGCTGCGCCGCACCAGCACGGGCGAGGCGCCGTGGATGATCGTCGATGGCTCCGATTCGCGCTTTCGCGAGCTCTTCGTGGCCCGTGCCCTGCTCGATGCGCTGCGCAAGCGGCTCGATGCCTGCTCGCGCCAGTGGGTCACGCGCCAGACCGCGCCGCCGCTGCCGCCCGTGCCCGACGCGCGCAACCTCCTCAACAGCCTCGTGCTGCAGCAGCCCCTCGACAAGAAGGAGTACGAGGAGCTGCTCGAACGCTACCAGGGGCGGCTCGCCTTGCTCACGCGCGACGAAGCCTTCCGCAGCCGTTCGCTCGTGCTCGTCTTCGAGGGTGCCGATGCCGCTGGCAAAGGGGGCGCCATCCGGCGGGTGACCGCAGCGCTGGATGCGCGCCAGTACCGTGTCGTGCCGGTGGCGGCGCCGACCGAGGAGGAGCGCGCCCAGCCCTACCTGTGGCGCTTCTGGCGCCATCTGCCGCGCCAGGGCCGGGTCGCGATCTTCGACCGCTCGTGGTACGGCCGTGTGCTCGTCGAGCGTGTCGAGGGCTTCTGTACCGAGGCGGACTGGATGCGCGCCTATTCCGAGATCAACGATTTCGAGGATCAGCTCGCCAATGCGGGCGCCGTGGTGGTCAAGTTCTGGCTGCAGATCGGCAAGGACGAACAATTGGAGCGTTTCCGCGCCCGCGAGGCCGAAGCGCACAAACGCTTCAAGATCACGCCCGAGGACTGGCGCAATCGCGAACGCTGGGACGACTACGCCCGCGCGGTGTGTGACATGGTCGACCGGACCAGCACCGAAACTTCGCCGTGGACCCTGGTCGAGGCCGACAACAAGCTCTTCGCGCGCGTGAAGGTGCTGCGCACGCTGTGCGAGCGCCTGGAGTCGGCGCTGCGCAGCTGACGACGGCCTGCAACGTTTTGCCTTGATTCCGTGCGGACGGCGCGGCGCGCCCGGCTGCGTATTCCGCTAGAATGATCCGGCCTGCGCATGGCGTGCGGTGTGCCGCATGCCTGCGTGGTTTCCGATTTGATGACGGTGATGACTTGAGCGGCAATTCGAACCCCAATCCCCCGGAGGCCGATATCACGGCGTCGACCGAGCGGTTCGTGGCATGGGTGCGCGGCGCTGCGCCGTACATCCACGCGTTTCGCGGCCGGACCTTCGTGCTCGCCTTCGGCGGGGAAGTGGCGGCCGGCGCGCGGGCACAGAGCCTGGCCTACGACTGCAATCTCCTGGCCGCCCTGGGCATCCGCCTGGTGCTGGTGCATGGCGCCCGCCCGCAGATCGAGGCCGAACTCGCGCGCCGCGGGCTGGAGCCGCGGTATCACAACGGGCTGCGCGTCACCGACGGCGAAGCGCTCGAATGCGTCAAGGCTGCGATGGCGGTGACGCGCCTCGAGGTCGAGGCGCTGCTGTCGCAGGGGCTCCCGAACACGCCGATGGCCGGCAGCTACATGCGCGTGACCGGGGGCAACTTCATCACCGCGCGCCCGGTCGGCGTCGTGGATGGCGTCGACTATCAATACACCGGCGCCGTGCGCAAGATCATCGCCGAGGAGATCAACGCCGACCTCGACCAGCAGAACGTCGTGCTGATCTCGCCGATGGGCGTCTCGCCGGCCGGGGAGATCTTCAACCTCAGCATGGAGGAGGTCGCCGAGGCGGTCGCCGTTGCCGTCAAGGCGGAGAAGCTGATCTACCTGTGCGATGCGCCGGGCCTCCTGGACGCGGACCAGCGCCTGATCGATTCCGTGACCGCGGACGAGGCCGAGCGCATGTTCAACGCGGGGGAGGGGCTCACGGAGGATCTCGACCTCTACCTGCCGTGCGCGATCCGCGCGGTGCGCGGCGGCGTTTCGCGCGTGCACCTCATCGACCACGACAAGGACGGCGGTCTGCTGCTTGAGTTCTTCACCCATGCCGGCGTCGGCACCGTCGTGTCGCGCGACCCGCTGTTTCGCCTGCGCGACGCCACCTTCGAGGACGTCGGCGCCCTGGGCGCGCTGATTTCGCCGATGGAGGCCGATGGCACGCTGGTGCGCCGCGGGCGTGAGCTGCTGGAGCAGGAGATCGACCGATTCTCCGTCGTCGAGCACGATGGCGTGCTGGTCGGCTGTGCCGCGCTGTATCCGTTCTCCGACGAACGCGCGGCCGAACTCGCCTGTCTCGCCGTGACGCCCGCGTATCGGCGTGCGGGCCTCGGCGACCAGCTGCTGCGCCGCATCGAGCAGCGTGCGCGCAACCAGCGGTTCGAGCGCCTCTTCGTGCTCACGACGCGCACTGCCCACTGGTTCCGCGAGCGCGGTTTCAGCGAGATCGGCCCCGAGGCGCTGCCGCAGAAGAAGCGCGAGCTCTACAACTACCAGCGGCGTTCCAAGGTCTTCGTGAAGCAGCTATGACGACCCGGTGCGCAGGGGCTCCTCGATGCGGCGCGTCCTCTGCGCGCGCGGAGACGTCGTGAGCGGGCAGGCGCACATTTCCCCTGTGGCGCTGCTCCTTGCCGGCTGCGCGGGGGCGGTGCTGGCGGGCGTGGCCGCGGCGACGGGCATGGTCTTCGGTACCGCCGGCGCATGGTACGCCGTGGCAGCCGTAGTGGCAGGGATCGGCGCGCTGGCAGCGGCCGCCCTGCATCTCCTCGCCCGAGGGCAGGGCAGCCGGCGCACGGGCGAGGAAGCGATCGTCGCGTACCTGGAATCGCTGGATGCCGCGGTACGGCTCTCCGGCGGCGGTGCGGGCGGCGCCCCGGAACCGGACACGGCCAAGCGGCTGGAGTCGGTCGCCGTCGGCGTGTCCCGCCTGCGCGAGATTGCCGATGGCGTGCATGGTGTCGAAGCCCTGTTCGACATGCGCGGGCGCCTGACGTGGATCAGCCCGTCGATCGAGCGGCTGACGGGCTGGAGCCCCGCGGCCTGCCGCGATGCGCCCGATGCGCTCGCCCTGCTCGTGCACGAATCGGATCGCCGCTACTGCCAGCGCATGGCCCAGCGTGTCGCCGAAGGGAGTGCCGGCGAGGACTTCGAGATGCGCCTGCTGCGCGAGGACGGCCGCATCTGCTGGGTCGCCAGCCACTGGCGTCCGCTGGGCAGGCAGGGCGGGCAGGCGGCCGGCCTGCGGATGTCGGCGGAGGACATCCAGGCACGCAAGGAAGCCGAGTACAAGCTCCTCGAGACGGTGACCGAGCTGCGCCGCGCGCAGGCGCTGCGTGAGCGCTACCTGGCCCGCTCGAACGACGAGCGCCAGCGGCTTTCCGCGCTGCTCAACGTCATCCGGCTGGGCATCCTGTTCATGGATCGCGATCACCGCGTGCTCTACTACAACCGCGCGATGCTCGACATATGGGGTTTCCCGCCCGACGAGAACCTGATCGGCGTGCGCGACGTCGTGCTGCAGAGCCACGTTGCCGAGCTGATCGAACAGCCCGAGGCCTACATCGAGCACGTCGACGCCGTCGTGCGCACCCACGTCGTGAGCGAGCCCTACGAGGTCCGCTTCAAGGACGGCCGCATCGTCACCGACATCGCCGCGCTGGTCGAGGCGGTGCAGGGGCGGCGCGGGATCGGGCGCGTGTGGATCTACGAGGACGTCACAGAGCAGCGCCGCACGGCGCAGCGGCTGGTCGAACTCGCCGAGCACGATCCGCTGACCGGCCTGTACAACCGACGGCGTTTCCACGAGGAGCTCGATCGCGAGCTCGCCGAGGCATTGCGCCGCGGCGGAGAGGTCGGCCTGGTGGCGATCGACCTCGACGGCTTCAAGCCGATCAACGACGAGTTCGGTCACCAGGCGGGCGACGCGGTGCTGGTCGAGCTGTCGCGCACGGTCGGCGATGCGATCCGGCGCAACGAGATGTTCTGCCGCGTCGGCGGCGACGAGTTCTGCGTGCTCGTGCCCGATGCGGGCGAGAGCGAGCTGTGCGAACTGGCGCGACGCATCGTCGAACTGATCGAAGGCATGCGTTTCGAGTTCGACGGTCGCAGCGTCGGTATCACCGCGAGCCTGGGCATCGCGATCTACCCCCGCCACGCTTCGTCCGCGGAAGCGCTGATCGCCGCGGCGGACCAGGCGATGTACCGCTCGAAGAGCGGTGGCCGCGATCAATGGACCATGGCTGCAAGCTGCGGTGACGAATCCGCTAGAATGAAGCCCACAGAAACCGATGAACCTGATCGCAGAAGAGAGGATTGAACGATGGCTCGTATGGTCAATTGCATCAAGCTGGGACGCGAGGCGGAAGGGCTGGACCTGCCCCCGGTGCCGGGCGCGCTCGGAAAGCGGATCTTCGACAGCGTCTCGAAGGAAGCCTGGCAGCAGTGGGTCAAGTACCAGACCATGCTGATCAACGAAAACCGGCTGAACCTGATGGATGCGCGTGCGCGCAAGTACCTCGCCGAGCAGATGGAGAAGCACTTCTTCGGCGGCGGTGCGGACCAGGTCGGCGGCTACGTGCCTCCTTCCCAGTAAGGTGTGGGCCGCCGGACAACAGGCGGCGGTGTACGGAAAAAGGGATGGCCGCGGCCATCCCTTTTTTGTTCATCGCCCGGCAAGGCGGGCTGCCCTTCAGTTCGGGCCGGATGCGCGCTCCAGCGCCTCGACGCCCTCGTGGCGGACGTCGCGGCCCTTGACGATGTACACGACGTATTCCGACAGGTTCTTCGCGTGGTCGCCGATGCGCTCGATCGACTTGGCGATGAACAGCACGTCGAGCGAACGCGTGATCACGCGCGGATCTTCCATCATGTAGGTGATCAGCTGACGCATGATGCCCTTGAAGATCGCGTCGACTTCCTTGTCGCGCCGCACGATCTCAGGCGAGGCGGTCGGATCCATGCGGGCAAAGGCGTCCAGCGCGCCCTGCAGCATCTCGACGACCATCGTCGACACGTGACGCAGTTCCACCTTGGGGACGAAGGCGGCATCCGAATCGATGATCAGGCGGCCGGCTTTGGCGATCTTCTTGGCCTCGTCGCCGATGCGCTCGAGGTCGGTGACCATCTGGATGATGGTCATGACCATGCGCAGGTCGCCGGCGGCCGGGGCGTGCCGGGCGATCACGTGGATGCAGGCGTCGTCGAGCGCGACTTCCTCGTCATTGACCTTGCGGTCGTCGGTGATGACCTGCTCCAGCAGTTCCAGGTTGCTGCTGCCGAGACCTTCGATCGCGCGCGTGAGCTGCTGGGCGACCAGCCCCCCCATTTCCAGCAGGCGCTTGCGGATGGATTCCAGTTCGGTATCGAACTGCGTGTAGGTATGCTTGTTCATCGTCATGTTCCGGTCCCGTGGATCAGCGAGGCTAGCAGTTGAATGTGATGGAAATGTTGCAGAAATGGCCGCCGATCAGGGCCGCGCGGCCACCCGGCGTTCGACGCCCGATGGCGTCGCGAGCAGCAGCAGGTCGGCGCCGCGCAGCGCGAAAAGGCCGTTGGTGACGACGCCGGTGATCTGGTTGATCTCCGCTTCCAGGCGTTGCGGTTCTGCGATGCGCAGCCCATGCACGTCGAGGATCACGTTGCCGTTGTCGGTGACGAAGCCCTCGCGCAGCACCGGACGTCCGCCGAGCTGCGCGAGGCGGCGCTCGACGTAGGCACGCGCCATCGGGATCACTTCCACGGGCAGCGGAAACGCGCCGAGGCAGCTCACGAGCTTCGACTGGTCGCAGATGCAGACGAAACGGTCCGCGACGGCGGCGACGATCTTCTCGCGCGTCAGCGCGCCGCCACCGCCCTTGATCATTGCGAAGCCTCCGTCGATTTCGTCCGCCCCGTCGACATAGAGTTGCAGGCTGGTGACATCGTTCAGCTCGACCAGCGGAATGCCGTATGCCTCCAGCCGGCGCGCGCTCGCCTCCGAGCTCGACACGGCGCCGGCGATGCGCCCGCGCATCCCGGCCAGGCCGTCGATGAAGTGATTCACCGTCGAGCCGGTGCCGACGCCGACGATCATGCCGTCCTCGACGTAATCCAGCGCGGCGTGCGCCGCCGCCTTCTTCAGTTCGTCCTGATTCATTGCATCGTCCTGTCGTATGTCCCTGCCGTGTTACACGAGTCCGTCGAAGATCTGCACCTGGACCGATTCCCCGGGCTGCACGTCGCCGCGGTCCTCGGGCAGCACGATGAAGCAGTTGGCTTCCGACATCGAGCGCAGGATCCCCGAACCCTGGGCGCCGGCGAGCCGCACGGTCTGGCGGCCCTCGACGAGGTGCAGGCGCCCGCGCACGAACTCCCGCCGCCCCGGCTGCTTGCGGATCGTCTCGGCGCATTCGACGTGGATCAGCGCCGGCTCGGGCAGGGGCGACACGCCGGACAAGGTCTGCAGCGCATCCTGGACGAACTGGTAGAAGGTCACCAGCACCGCCACCGGGTTGCCGGGCAGGCCGAACAGCCACGCGTCGCCGACGCGGCCGAAGGCCATCGGCCGTCCGGGCTTGATGTCGATCTTCCAGAACGCGACTGCGCCGAGGCGATTCACCAGCTCACGGATGAAATCCGCTTCTCCGACCGAGACGCCGCCGCTGGTGAGGATCACGTCGGCGCTCGCCGAGGCGTCGCGAAAGGCTGCCTCCAGCGCCTGCGGGTCGTCGCGCACGACGCCCATGTCGATGAGATCGCAGCCCAGGCGTGCAAGGGCGCCGAAGAGCGTGTAGCGGTTGCTGTCATACACTTCGCCGGGCGCCAGCGGCTTGCCGATGGACGCCAGTTCGTCGCCGGTGGAAAAGAAGGCGACGCGCAGGCGGCGGCGCACGACGACCTCGGCGATGCCCAGCGAGGCGACGAGGCCCAACTCGGCCGGCCCGCAGCGCTTGCCGGCCGGCAGCGCGACGCCGCCCAGCGCCAGATCCTCGCCCGCGCGGCGCAGGTTCTGGCCGGCGTGCTGGCCGGCCGGCACGACGACCTTGCCGTCCGCTGCACGCGTCACTTCCTGCACGACGATGGTGTCCGCGCCTTGCGGAATCGGTGCGCCGGTCATGATGCGCACGGCCTGTCCGGCGCCGACCATGCCGGAGAACGGCTTGCCGGCGAAGGCGATGCCGACGATCGCCAGCGTGCTTTCACCCTGCGGCGCGAGATCGGCGAAGCGCACGGCGTAGCCGTCCATCGCCGAGTTGTCGTGCGCCGGCACATTGCACGGTGCGATGACGTCCTCGGCCAGCACACGCCCCAGCGCACTGCGGACGTCGACGCGCTCCCAGCCGCCGACCGGTGCCAGGCGGTCGAGGATGGCCTGGCGGGCCTCCGCAGCGGTGTAGTTCGGCGAGCGTCTGGGGGTCGGGCTTCCGGGTTTCTGTTCCATGGTTTTCGTTCCTGAATGCAGCGTATGCCCGTTGCGCACGGAAGGAAGCATTATTGTCCGATCTCGCCGCGTTTGCGAACTGCAGCCGTGCCGGCGCCGCTCGAGGCGCCCGCACGGCACCGGAAAAAGAAAAGGGGTGGCGAGGCCACCCCTTTCGGGATTGCTGCAGATCGAGCGCTTAGCGCAGGCCGGCAGTGTAGTCGGCGACGGCCTTCATCTCGGGGTCGGTCATCTTCAGCGCGATGGTCTGCATCATCTGGGCCGGATCGTTCTTGCGCACGCCGTCGCGGAAGGCCTTCAGCTGCGCTTCGGTGTAATCGGGATGCTGGCCCGCGAGGCGCGGGAACTGCGCCGGCAGACCGGCACCGGCCGGGCCGTGGCAGCCCGCACAGGCGGGAACGCCCTTGGCGGGGAGGCCGGCGCGCCAGATGTTCTGGCCGAGCTTCGCGAGGTCGGCGTTCTTGGACGAGTCGGGCTGCAGCGTCTGCGATGAGAAATGCATCGCCAGCGCCTTCATGTCGGCTTCCTCGAGCGCGGTCACCATGCCGCCCATGATCGGGTTTTCGCGTGCTGCCGGCTTGCCGTTCCAGCTCTTGAAGTCCTTCAGCTGCTTGAAGATGTAGTCGGCGTGCTGGCCCGCGAGGTTCGGATTGACCGGAACCGGGCTGTTGCCGTCGGCGCCGTGGCACCCAACGCAGAGAGTCTCCGCAGTCTGTTTCGCCTTGGCGAGGTCGGGGGCCTGGTCCTGGGCGTGAAGGCCGCCCGCAACCAGCAGCAGCGAGAGCAGCAGGGAACGCTTGATCATGGTGTCCTCAGAAAGCCGTGAGTGGTTGTCGCAAACGCGGTATTCTATAACAGGTGGCTGGATTTGCGCGATGCAATGTGGGCCACCCGCAAACCCCATCCGCGTTTTCCCCTCTTCCCGATGTCGCTCTTCCGCAACGCAAAATTCGAGATTTCCATTGCAAAAGCCGGCGATCTGCCGATCCCCGACGGGCCCGAGATCGCGTTCGCGGGTCGTTCGAATGCCGGCAAGTCGAGTGCCATCAATACGCTTGCCGACCATACGCGATTGGCATATGTTTCGAAGACGCCGGGGCGCACGCAGCTGATCAACTTCTTCCGGCTCGATTGCGGCGCGGTGATGGTCGACCTGCCGGGCTATGGCTATGCAAAGGTGCCCGAGGCGATCCGCCGGCAGTGGGTGGGGCTGCTGGAGAACTACCTGCGCCGGCGCGAGAATCTCGTCGGCCTGGTGCTGATCATGGATTCGCGCCATCCGCTGACGCCGCTGGACCGCCAGATGATCGAGTGGTTCGTGCCGAGTGGGCGTCCGATCCACGCGCTGCTGACGAAGGCGGACAAGCTGTCGCGCAACGAGGCGGCAGCGACGCTCGCGGCAGTGCGTCGCGAACTGGCCGGCCTGGGCGCGCAGGTGACGGTCCAGCTCTTTTCCAGCCTGAAGAAGGTCGGCATGGAGGAGGTCGAGCACACGGTTGCCGGCTGGCTCAATCTGCCGACGGACGATTTGCCGGCGGTCCCGACAGGGGCGCGGCTCGGTGCGGCGGGAAAATAAAAACCCCGGGCTAAAGGGGATAAAGCCCGGGGCCAAATGCCTTAACGGGATTAAGGCGCCCGCTCAGGGAGGTGAAGCGGGGGACGGCTCGTCACCATCCGAACTGTCAGAGTAAACACGAATGGGAAAAGTTCCCAATCGGATTCGTTACCTTATATTTCTTGTCGATTAACTGAACTGGAGCTGGAGCGAACATGCGTCCCACCGGAATCTTTCCCGCGACCCGCATGCGGCGGATGCGCCGCGACGAGTTCTCCCGCCGCCTGATGCGCGAATCGCGCCTGTCGGCCGACGACCTGATCTACCCCGTGTTCGTCCTCGAGGGCAACAACGTCACGCAGGCGGTGCCGTCGATGCCGGGTGTGACGCGCGTGTCGCTCGACAAGTTGTTGCATGTTGCCGAAGAGGCCGTGTCGCTGGGCGTCCCTGCGCTGGCGCTCTTTCCCGTCATCGAGGCGTCTGGCAAGACCGAGGGGGCCGAGGAGGCGTGGAATCCGGACGGCCTCGTGCCGCGCGTGGTGCAGGCGCTGAAGGCGCGCTTCCCCGAGTTGGGCGTGATCACCGACGTGGCGCTCGACCCTTACACCAGCCACGGCCAGGACGGCCTGATCGACTCGGAAGATCCGCGCGGCTACGTGCTCAACGACGAGACGCTGGAGGCGCTGGCGAAACAGGCCCTGTGCCATGCCCAGGCCGGCGCCGACGTGGTCGCGCCGTCGGACATGATGGACGGCCGTATCGCGCGCATCCGCGCCGAGCTCGACAGCGACAACCGCATCTACACGCGCATCCTTGCGTATTCGGCGAAATACGCGTCGAGCTTCTACGGGCCGTTCCGCGACGCGGTCGGTTCGGCCGGCAACCTCGGCAAGGGCAACAAATACACCTACCAGATGGATCCGGCGAACACCGACGAGGCGATCCGCGAGGTGGCACTCGACATCGCCGAGGGCGCCGACATGTTCATGGTCAAGCCCGGCATGCCTTACCTCGACATCGTGCGCCGCGTGAAGACCGAGCTGCAGGTGCCGACGTACGCCTACCAGGTGAGCGGCGAGTACGCGATGCTGAAGGCGGCGATCGCCAACGGCTGGCTGGCGGAGGAGGCGTGCGTGATGGAGGCGCTGCTGTCGTTCAA is drawn from Azoarcus sp. DN11 and contains these coding sequences:
- a CDS encoding 16S rRNA (uracil(1498)-N(3))-methyltransferase; its protein translation is MISRFFCPVPLPRAGEIQLPEALAHHAVRVLRLRDGDPLILFDGGGGEVPAVLHVRGKQCFAALEEHCAVECESPLPLVLVQALASGDKMDWIVQKAVELGVSALVPVQAERSVLRLAGERAAKRVEHWQQVAVSACEQSGRNRVPAVAPITGLRDFLARPHDGVRLVLDPTATKRLLDAERPAGAVQLLIGPEGGWSDEELAACRSAGCRGVTLGPRVLRTETAGIAAIAALQATWGDF
- the pap gene encoding polyphosphate:AMP phosphotransferase, translated to MFESAELGHRIDKAEYDAAEPQLRAQLLDAQFDLLELKAFAVVVLINGVDGAGKGETVNLLNEWMDPRHIHTLAFDSPTTDEAERPFMWRFWRALPPRGRIGILFGNWYTDPIGERVEKVSKKADLDQRLDEINRFEAMLVREGVLLLKLWFHLPKDGQRKRLKALEKDPRTRWRVTEQDWHAFERYDRYREVAEHTLRRTSTGEAPWMIVDGSDSRFRELFVARALLDALRKRLDACSRQWVTRQTAPPLPPVPDARNLLNSLVLQQPLDKKEYEELLERYQGRLALLTRDEAFRSRSLVLVFEGADAAGKGGAIRRVTAALDARQYRVVPVAAPTEEERAQPYLWRFWRHLPRQGRVAIFDRSWYGRVLVERVEGFCTEADWMRAYSEINDFEDQLANAGAVVVKFWLQIGKDEQLERFRAREAEAHKRFKITPEDWRNRERWDDYARAVCDMVDRTSTETSPWTLVEADNKLFARVKVLRTLCERLESALRS
- the argA gene encoding amino-acid N-acetyltransferase, with the protein product MTASTERFVAWVRGAAPYIHAFRGRTFVLAFGGEVAAGARAQSLAYDCNLLAALGIRLVLVHGARPQIEAELARRGLEPRYHNGLRVTDGEALECVKAAMAVTRLEVEALLSQGLPNTPMAGSYMRVTGGNFITARPVGVVDGVDYQYTGAVRKIIAEEINADLDQQNVVLISPMGVSPAGEIFNLSMEEVAEAVAVAVKAEKLIYLCDAPGLLDADQRLIDSVTADEAERMFNAGEGLTEDLDLYLPCAIRAVRGGVSRVHLIDHDKDGGLLLEFFTHAGVGTVVSRDPLFRLRDATFEDVGALGALISPMEADGTLVRRGRELLEQEIDRFSVVEHDGVLVGCAALYPFSDERAAELACLAVTPAYRRAGLGDQLLRRIEQRARNQRFERLFVLTTRTAHWFRERGFSEIGPEALPQKKRELYNYQRRSKVFVKQL
- a CDS encoding GGDEF domain-containing protein, coding for MSGQAHISPVALLLAGCAGAVLAGVAAATGMVFGTAGAWYAVAAVVAGIGALAAAALHLLARGQGSRRTGEEAIVAYLESLDAAVRLSGGGAGGAPEPDTAKRLESVAVGVSRLREIADGVHGVEALFDMRGRLTWISPSIERLTGWSPAACRDAPDALALLVHESDRRYCQRMAQRVAEGSAGEDFEMRLLREDGRICWVASHWRPLGRQGGQAAGLRMSAEDIQARKEAEYKLLETVTELRRAQALRERYLARSNDERQRLSALLNVIRLGILFMDRDHRVLYYNRAMLDIWGFPPDENLIGVRDVVLQSHVAELIEQPEAYIEHVDAVVRTHVVSEPYEVRFKDGRIVTDIAALVEAVQGRRGIGRVWIYEDVTEQRRTAQRLVELAEHDPLTGLYNRRRFHEELDRELAEALRRGGEVGLVAIDLDGFKPINDEFGHQAGDAVLVELSRTVGDAIRRNEMFCRVGGDEFCVLVPDAGESELCELARRIVELIEGMRFEFDGRSVGITASLGIAIYPRHASSAEALIAAADQAMYRSKSGGRDQWTMAASCGDESARMKPTETDEPDRRRED
- a CDS encoding oxidative damage protection protein, yielding MARMVNCIKLGREAEGLDLPPVPGALGKRIFDSVSKEAWQQWVKYQTMLINENRLNLMDARARKYLAEQMEKHFFGGGADQVGGYVPPSQ
- the phoU gene encoding phosphate signaling complex protein PhoU; amino-acid sequence: MNKHTYTQFDTELESIRKRLLEMGGLVAQQLTRAIEGLGSSNLELLEQVITDDRKVNDEEVALDDACIHVIARHAPAAGDLRMVMTIIQMVTDLERIGDEAKKIAKAGRLIIDSDAAFVPKVELRHVSTMVVEMLQGALDAFARMDPTASPEIVRRDKEVDAIFKGIMRQLITYMMEDPRVITRSLDVLFIAKSIERIGDHAKNLSEYVVYIVKGRDVRHEGVEALERASGPN
- the rpiA gene encoding ribose-5-phosphate isomerase RpiA, producing the protein MNQDELKKAAAHAALDYVEDGMIVGVGTGSTVNHFIDGLAGMRGRIAGAVSSSEASARRLEAYGIPLVELNDVTSLQLYVDGADEIDGGFAMIKGGGGALTREKIVAAVADRFVCICDQSKLVSCLGAFPLPVEVIPMARAYVERRLAQLGGRPVLREGFVTDNGNVILDVHGLRIAEPQRLEAEINQITGVVTNGLFALRGADLLLLATPSGVERRVAARP
- the glp gene encoding gephyrin-like molybdotransferase Glp; this translates as MEQKPGSPTPRRSPNYTAAEARQAILDRLAPVGGWERVDVRSALGRVLAEDVIAPCNVPAHDNSAMDGYAVRFADLAPQGESTLAIVGIAFAGKPFSGMVGAGQAVRIMTGAPIPQGADTIVVQEVTRAADGKVVVPAGQHAGQNLRRAGEDLALGGVALPAGKRCGPAELGLVASLGIAEVVVRRRLRVAFFSTGDELASIGKPLAPGEVYDSNRYTLFGALARLGCDLIDMGVVRDDPQALEAAFRDASASADVILTSGGVSVGEADFIRELVNRLGAVAFWKIDIKPGRPMAFGRVGDAWLFGLPGNPVAVLVTFYQFVQDALQTLSGVSPLPEPALIHVECAETIRKQPGRREFVRGRLHLVEGRQTVRLAGAQGSGILRSMSEANCFIVLPEDRGDVQPGESVQVQIFDGLV
- a CDS encoding c-type cytochrome → MIKRSLLLSLLLVAGGLHAQDQAPDLAKAKQTAETLCVGCHGADGNSPVPVNPNLAGQHADYIFKQLKDFKSWNGKPAARENPIMGGMVTALEEADMKALAMHFSSQTLQPDSSKNADLAKLGQNIWRAGLPAKGVPACAGCHGPAGAGLPAQFPRLAGQHPDYTEAQLKAFRDGVRKNDPAQMMQTIALKMTDPEMKAVADYTAGLR
- the yihA gene encoding ribosome biogenesis GTP-binding protein YihA/YsxC, which encodes MSLFRNAKFEISIAKAGDLPIPDGPEIAFAGRSNAGKSSAINTLADHTRLAYVSKTPGRTQLINFFRLDCGAVMVDLPGYGYAKVPEAIRRQWVGLLENYLRRRENLVGLVLIMDSRHPLTPLDRQMIEWFVPSGRPIHALLTKADKLSRNEAAATLAAVRRELAGLGAQVTVQLFSSLKKVGMEEVEHTVAGWLNLPTDDLPAVPTGARLGAAGK
- the hemB gene encoding porphobilinogen synthase, which encodes MRPTGIFPATRMRRMRRDEFSRRLMRESRLSADDLIYPVFVLEGNNVTQAVPSMPGVTRVSLDKLLHVAEEAVSLGVPALALFPVIEASGKTEGAEEAWNPDGLVPRVVQALKARFPELGVITDVALDPYTSHGQDGLIDSEDPRGYVLNDETLEALAKQALCHAQAGADVVAPSDMMDGRIARIRAELDSDNRIYTRILAYSAKYASSFYGPFRDAVGSAGNLGKGNKYTYQMDPANTDEAIREVALDIAEGADMFMVKPGMPYLDIVRRVKTELQVPTYAYQVSGEYAMLKAAIANGWLAEEACVMEALLSFKRAGADGILTYFALDAARWMKAGY